A genomic window from Pirellulales bacterium includes:
- a CDS encoding MFS transporter, with amino-acid sequence MSSSTPKNRRDWGFMVRSLRHRNFALFFSGQLISLIGTWLSLVATSWLVYRMTRESQPEHAAMMLGVVNFAAQIPIFLLAPLAGVWLDRWNRHHVLLATQVLSMLQSFALAFLVLTDRTTLGQIIALNIFQGIVNALDIPTRQAFLVQMIDEPEDLSNAIALNSSMVQAARLVGPAVAGFLIYAFGEGLCFLIDGFSFLTVLAALWMMRIAPRPTVQKHMPVTAALWQGLVYAFGFAPIRALLAMVAVVSLMAMSQSVLMPIYANQIMGGGERTLGVLLGSAGLGALAGAIYLASRRSVLGLGRVIVYGSVGLGLAMLTLASSRHIAISIVALLVAGASLLVQAASSNTLLQTIVDEDKRGRVMSLFAMAFMGMAPFGSLLAGSVATEIGIRWTLAMAGVVCILAGLAFALHLRAIRPLIRPIYIAKGILPAVAADPQLPTDILADELAALGEVGTVSGKQSKQRGT; translated from the coding sequence ATGAGCTCGTCCACGCCGAAGAATCGCCGCGATTGGGGCTTCATGGTGCGCAGCTTGCGCCATCGCAACTTTGCGTTGTTCTTCAGCGGGCAGCTCATCTCGCTCATCGGGACGTGGTTGAGCCTGGTGGCTACGAGCTGGCTCGTTTATCGGATGACGCGAGAAAGCCAGCCCGAGCACGCGGCGATGATGCTGGGAGTGGTGAATTTCGCCGCCCAGATTCCAATCTTTCTGCTGGCCCCGCTGGCCGGCGTGTGGCTCGACCGCTGGAACCGGCATCACGTGCTGCTGGCGACGCAAGTATTGTCGATGCTGCAATCGTTCGCGCTGGCGTTCTTGGTGCTGACCGATCGGACCACGCTGGGGCAGATCATCGCGCTCAACATTTTCCAAGGGATCGTCAATGCCCTGGATATCCCCACGCGGCAGGCGTTCCTGGTGCAGATGATCGACGAGCCCGAGGATTTGAGCAACGCTATCGCGCTCAACTCGTCGATGGTGCAGGCGGCGCGGTTGGTCGGCCCGGCTGTCGCAGGCTTCTTGATTTATGCGTTCGGCGAGGGGCTATGCTTTTTGATTGACGGTTTCAGCTTTCTGACCGTGCTGGCGGCGCTGTGGATGATGCGGATCGCCCCCCGACCGACCGTCCAAAAGCATATGCCAGTCACGGCCGCGCTGTGGCAGGGATTAGTTTACGCCTTCGGCTTTGCGCCGATCCGGGCACTGCTGGCGATGGTGGCCGTGGTGAGCTTGATGGCGATGTCACAATCGGTGCTGATGCCGATCTACGCTAATCAGATCATGGGCGGAGGCGAGCGCACGCTGGGAGTCCTGCTCGGCAGCGCCGGCTTGGGAGCTCTGGCGGGCGCGATTTATCTGGCGTCGCGACGCAGCGTATTGGGACTAGGGCGCGTCATCGTTTACGGATCGGTCGGGCTGGGCCTGGCCATGTTGACGCTGGCCTCGTCACGGCACATCGCCATCTCGATCGTTGCGTTGCTGGTCGCGGGAGCGTCTTTGCTGGTGCAAGCGGCTTCGAGCAACACGCTGTTGCAGACGATCGTCGACGAAGACAAGCGCGGCCGTGTGATGAGCCTGTTCGCCATGGCGTTCATGGGCATGGCCCCCTTCGGCAGCTTGCTGGCTGGAAGCGTGGCAACCGAAATCGGCATCCGCTGGACGCTGGCGATGGCCGGCGTAGTCTGCATCCTGGCGGGATTGGCGTTCGCCCTGCATCTGCGCGCGATTCGCCCCCTGATCCGGCCCATCTATATCGCCAAAGGAATCTTACCGGCCGTCGCCGCCGACCCCCAATTGCCAACCGATATCCTGGCCGACGAACTGGCAGCGCTCGGCGAAGTAGGCACGGTGAGCGGGAAACAGTCCAAACAGCGAGGGACCTAG
- a CDS encoding NAD(P)-dependent oxidoreductase, which yields MPSLRGKTMFITGASRGIGKAIALRAARDGANIVIAAKTVEPHPKLAGTIFTAAKEIEEAGGQALALQVDVRQEEQVAEAVEQAVKKFGGIDMLVNNASAISLTPTTATPMKRYDLMHQVNIRGTFLCSQKCIPYLAKSDNAHILNLAPPLNMEAKWFAGHVAYTMSKFGMSMCVLGMSAELAEQGIAANALWPRTVIWTAAVENLLAPHARPHCRKPEIMADAAYAILSSDSRKCTGNFFIDEDLLRERGVTDFDQYATEPGQELQPDFFID from the coding sequence ATGCCCAGTCTGCGCGGTAAGACCATGTTCATCACGGGTGCCAGCCGTGGCATCGGCAAGGCCATCGCCTTGCGTGCCGCGCGCGACGGCGCGAACATCGTGATCGCGGCCAAGACGGTTGAGCCGCATCCGAAACTGGCTGGCACCATCTTCACGGCCGCCAAGGAAATCGAAGAGGCCGGCGGCCAGGCCCTGGCCCTGCAGGTCGACGTCCGGCAGGAAGAGCAGGTCGCCGAGGCCGTCGAACAGGCGGTCAAGAAATTCGGCGGCATCGACATGCTCGTCAATAATGCTAGTGCCATCTCACTCACTCCTACGACCGCCACGCCGATGAAGCGGTACGACCTGATGCATCAGGTCAACATCCGCGGCACCTTTCTCTGCTCGCAGAAGTGTATTCCGTATCTGGCCAAGAGCGACAACGCGCACATCTTGAACTTGGCGCCCCCCTTGAACATGGAAGCCAAATGGTTCGCCGGGCATGTTGCCTACACCATGAGCAAGTTCGGCATGAGCATGTGCGTGCTGGGCATGTCTGCGGAATTGGCCGAGCAGGGAATTGCGGCCAACGCCCTTTGGCCACGCACCGTGATCTGGACCGCCGCGGTCGAGAATCTGCTCGCGCCGCACGCCCGCCCGCATTGTCGCAAGCCAGAGATCATGGCGGATGCGGCGTATGCGATTCTGTCCAGCGACAGCCGGAAGTGTACGGGCAATTTCTTCATCGACGAAGATCTGCTCCGCGAACGCGGCGTCACCGATTTCGATCAATACGCAACCGAGCCCGGCCAGGAATTGCAGCCCGATTTCTTTATTGATTGA
- a CDS encoding sialidase family protein, which yields MKRRSFLVLPFAMLAFVAISSQRSVAIEVENFDVYRVPGRFGGWPANHGIWSWGDEILVGFGAGYYKDLGFERHNIDHDRAEEHLLARSTDGGRTWKIENPAKQGVLIPVGKALHGVTPPGLVEKPWQDCPGGIDFTHPDFAMTLRMTDADVGPSRFHYSTDRGHTWQGPFRLALVDHPEINIAARTDYIVNSKDDCLLFLTAAKADREEGRVLCARTKDGGKTWRFISWIGPEPTGFSIMPSTIRLGPAELLTALRHHEGPKKWIDLYRSLDDGGSWQSAGIAAPDTGEGNPGAMLRLQDGRVCLTYGYRRPPYGMRAVLSKDGGRTWGKEIILRDDGGGRDVGYPRSVQRPDGRVVTIYYYHDQPKTDRYIAATIWNPDNAGN from the coding sequence ATGAAGCGTCGTAGTTTTTTGGTTTTGCCTTTCGCAATGCTTGCCTTCGTCGCGATATCATCGCAGCGGTCGGTGGCGATTGAAGTCGAGAACTTCGATGTCTACCGCGTGCCGGGGCGCTTTGGCGGCTGGCCGGCCAATCATGGCATCTGGTCGTGGGGAGACGAAATCCTGGTCGGCTTCGGCGCCGGCTATTACAAGGACCTGGGATTCGAGCGGCACAATATCGACCATGACCGGGCCGAGGAACACCTGCTCGCCCGCAGCACCGATGGCGGTCGCACTTGGAAGATCGAGAATCCGGCCAAGCAGGGGGTGCTGATCCCGGTCGGCAAGGCGCTGCATGGCGTGACGCCGCCAGGCCTGGTCGAAAAGCCGTGGCAGGATTGTCCCGGTGGCATCGACTTCACGCATCCTGATTTTGCCATGACGCTGCGCATGACCGACGCCGATGTCGGTCCTTCGCGTTTTCACTATTCGACCGATCGAGGCCATACCTGGCAGGGGCCTTTCCGCTTGGCGCTCGTTGACCATCCAGAAATCAACATCGCGGCCCGCACGGACTACATCGTCAACAGCAAAGACGATTGCCTGCTGTTCCTGACGGCGGCAAAAGCGGATCGTGAAGAAGGGCGCGTGCTGTGTGCCCGCACCAAGGATGGCGGTAAGACGTGGCGTTTCATTTCGTGGATTGGGCCAGAGCCGACCGGCTTTTCGATCATGCCTTCGACGATTCGTCTCGGTCCGGCCGAGCTACTTACAGCGCTGCGTCATCACGAGGGGCCCAAGAAATGGATCGACCTGTATCGTTCGCTGGATGACGGCGGCAGTTGGCAGTCTGCCGGCATCGCTGCTCCCGACACCGGCGAGGGCAACCCCGGCGCCATGCTTCGCCTGCAGGACGGGCGGGTGTGCCTGACGTACGGTTACCGCCGGCCCCCTTACGGCATGCGAGCCGTGCTGAGCAAGGACGGCGGTCGCACTTGGGGTAAGGAGATTATCCTGCGCGACGATGGCGGTGGCCGCGACGTGGGCTACCCGCGCAGCGTGCAACGTCCGGACGGCCGCGTGGTGACGATTTACTATTATCACGACCAGCCGAAAACAGACCGCTATATTGCGGCCACGATTTGGAACCCGGACAATGCTGGGAACTGA
- a CDS encoding FAD-dependent monooxygenase: MPAENLDALVVGAGPVGLTMAAELARHGLTCRLIDKASTASDKSKALVVWSRSMEMLDTMGAVRPFVDAGLQAHGANLYSGGEKLVHVSFEADSPYNYALMLPQCDTERLLAEHAARLGVQIERQTELIGYSADEQGVSSRLRHADGSEERIHTPWIIGCDGAHSAVRHGLGITFSGAAEPNDWMLADLYLEGDLPADELSIFFHKQGVLAFFPIVGGRFRVIADLGTTTPDGRPQDPTLEEVQQTVNERGPGGLTVSDPVWLAGFRINERMVEAYRHGRVFLAGDAAHIHSPAGGQGMNTGMQDAYNLAWKLALVQHGQGKDLLLDSYSQERTKVGRRVLKNATIMTKAGTLRSPMAQAVRDSLYRLFGSLQFVQSEISNTLSEFSINYRRGPITGEHSTIHAIHWFHSGGGVKAGDRAPDAELIDRATGQGTRLFDLFRSTEHVLLLVSGDAVRELDGLRQIKQQVTARFGSVIRSYIIAPRDMARVSPSAVEGAGYLCAGELRQQYGVHRDTLYLIRPDRYVGFRSQPAEGAELVKHLEKYLR, encoded by the coding sequence ATGCCTGCCGAGAATCTTGATGCCTTGGTCGTGGGCGCCGGCCCGGTGGGACTGACGATGGCGGCCGAGTTGGCCCGGCACGGCTTGACCTGTCGGCTGATTGATAAGGCCTCGACCGCTTCCGACAAGTCGAAGGCGCTCGTCGTATGGAGTCGCAGCATGGAGATGCTCGACACGATGGGGGCTGTTCGGCCGTTCGTTGACGCCGGACTGCAAGCCCACGGTGCGAATCTGTACAGCGGCGGCGAAAAGCTGGTACACGTCTCGTTCGAAGCGGACAGTCCTTACAACTACGCTCTGATGCTGCCGCAATGCGACACCGAACGACTGCTGGCCGAGCACGCCGCGCGACTGGGAGTGCAGATTGAGCGGCAAACCGAGCTCATCGGTTACTCGGCCGATGAGCAGGGTGTCAGCAGTCGTTTGCGTCATGCCGACGGCAGTGAAGAACGAATTCACACGCCTTGGATCATTGGCTGCGATGGTGCTCACAGTGCTGTTCGGCACGGACTTGGCATTACTTTCTCAGGCGCGGCCGAACCGAATGACTGGATGCTGGCCGATCTTTATCTGGAGGGAGATTTACCGGCCGATGAGTTGAGCATCTTTTTTCATAAGCAGGGCGTGCTGGCGTTCTTTCCCATCGTTGGTGGCCGGTTCCGCGTCATTGCCGATCTCGGCACGACCACGCCTGACGGGCGGCCCCAGGATCCGACGCTCGAAGAAGTGCAGCAGACCGTCAACGAGCGAGGTCCGGGCGGCCTTACAGTTTCGGATCCTGTTTGGTTGGCCGGCTTTCGCATCAACGAGCGGATGGTCGAAGCATATCGTCACGGTCGCGTGTTTCTAGCCGGAGACGCTGCGCACATTCATAGTCCTGCCGGTGGCCAGGGGATGAACACCGGCATGCAGGATGCCTATAACCTGGCTTGGAAGTTGGCCCTGGTTCAGCATGGCCAGGGGAAGGACTTGCTGCTGGATAGCTATTCGCAGGAACGGACCAAAGTCGGACGTCGTGTGTTGAAAAACGCCACGATCATGACCAAGGCCGGCACACTGCGCAGTCCGATGGCTCAGGCAGTTCGCGACAGTCTTTATCGGCTCTTTGGTTCGTTGCAGTTCGTGCAGAGCGAGATCAGCAACACGCTGTCTGAGTTTTCGATCAATTACCGGCGCGGACCAATTACCGGCGAACATTCGACGATCCACGCGATTCACTGGTTTCACTCTGGTGGGGGAGTGAAGGCAGGTGATCGAGCGCCCGACGCAGAATTGATCGACCGCGCGACCGGTCAAGGCACGCGTCTCTTTGATCTTTTCCGCTCTACCGAGCATGTGCTGCTATTGGTTTCAGGCGATGCTGTCCGAGAACTCGATGGTTTGCGACAGATCAAGCAGCAGGTCACGGCCCGCTTCGGTTCTGTAATACGGTCGTATATCATCGCTCCGCGCGACATGGCGCGCGTCAGCCCGAGCGCGGTCGAGGGCGCTGGTTATTTATGCGCCGGCGAACTGCGGCAGCAGTACGGAGTGCATCGTGACACGCTGTATCTCATCCGGCCCGATCGGTATGTCGGGTTTCGCAGCCAGCCGGCCGAGGGCGCCGAACTCGTCAAGCACCTGGAAAAGTACCTGCGATAA
- a CDS encoding DUF4261 domain-containing protein, whose translation MEFALTMIAIADERLPTADEVQRAFASAQGEWGAISRLDRNDKAVTFELDGYNVAVGLVAKPIPWADLAGPVAASPLWPEAATKMQKQRAHLLVTVFAMRVDRLKMWMTMTRAAAGLCELPSVIGIYWPEAGLVHEPAAFRKLAAEMTRERLPLYLWISIRLGRNEDGSLFGFTTGLAAFEQMELEVSHCNWTPDELSHRLYNFAHYLLDRGPVLLDGQTIGLSADEQITIEHRPSLCGDDRTVIHLQP comes from the coding sequence ATGGAATTCGCGCTGACAATGATCGCGATTGCGGACGAGCGCTTGCCGACTGCCGACGAAGTGCAGCGGGCCTTTGCCTCGGCACAGGGAGAGTGGGGTGCAATCAGTCGACTTGATCGCAACGATAAGGCGGTAACGTTCGAGTTGGATGGGTACAACGTAGCAGTCGGCCTAGTAGCAAAGCCGATACCCTGGGCGGACCTCGCAGGGCCTGTCGCTGCGTCGCCGCTCTGGCCGGAAGCGGCTACGAAGATGCAAAAGCAGCGGGCGCATTTGCTGGTAACAGTATTCGCGATGCGCGTCGATCGGCTGAAAATGTGGATGACCATGACGCGGGCCGCGGCAGGACTGTGCGAACTGCCGTCGGTGATCGGCATCTACTGGCCCGAGGCAGGGCTGGTGCATGAGCCAGCTGCTTTTCGCAAACTGGCTGCGGAAATGACGCGCGAGCGTTTGCCGCTGTATCTGTGGATCAGTATTCGCCTCGGTCGCAACGAGGACGGCTCGCTGTTTGGCTTCACGACCGGCCTGGCGGCGTTCGAGCAAATGGAACTTGAAGTTTCGCACTGCAACTGGACGCCGGATGAGTTGAGCCATCGGCTCTATAATTTTGCGCATTATTTGCTCGATCGTGGGCCGGTGCTGTTGGATGGTCAAACGATTGGCCTATCGGCTGACGAGCAAATCACGATCGAACATCGACCATCATTGTGCGGCGATGATCGTACGGTCATTCATTTGCAGCCCTAG
- a CDS encoding D-2-hydroxyacid dehydrogenase, with product MKLVIHPPVEDERAAKIIAATAGVATIVNASDENTAGDEMADADAFFGRITPELLARAKQLRWIQAPTASMEHYLFPELVEHPAVLTNMRGLFNDCIADQVLGYITCFARNLHHYIRQQKSARWEPVGGETTRVGFQYGAGRQTAIDLTHRQLTGETLGVVGFGGIGREIAARGLACHMRVVAVDPVPGELLPGMSALWASDQLPRLLAESDYVVIAAPHTPETAGLFGRVQFQQMKRSAYLINIGRGAIVRLDDLCAALTAGEIAGAALDVFEIEPLPPDHPLWQFDNVIVTPHVAGMAPQIAERHLHVLLANLRRFAAGEDLLNVVDKRRWY from the coding sequence ATGAAACTTGTCATCCACCCGCCTGTCGAAGACGAGCGTGCCGCGAAGATCATTGCCGCCACGGCCGGCGTCGCCACGATCGTCAATGCGTCGGACGAGAACACGGCGGGCGACGAGATGGCCGACGCTGATGCTTTTTTCGGACGCATCACGCCTGAGCTGCTGGCCCGAGCCAAGCAGCTTCGCTGGATCCAGGCCCCGACGGCCAGCATGGAGCATTACCTGTTTCCCGAGCTTGTCGAGCATCCGGCCGTGCTCACCAACATGCGAGGGCTGTTCAATGACTGCATTGCCGACCAGGTGCTGGGGTACATCACCTGTTTTGCCCGTAATCTGCACCACTACATCCGCCAGCAGAAATCGGCGCGTTGGGAGCCGGTGGGGGGTGAGACGACGCGCGTCGGGTTTCAATACGGCGCCGGGCGGCAGACAGCAATCGACCTGACACATCGACAATTGACCGGCGAGACGCTGGGCGTGGTTGGCTTTGGCGGGATTGGCCGCGAGATCGCCGCGCGTGGTCTGGCCTGCCACATGCGCGTGGTGGCCGTTGATCCGGTGCCTGGTGAGCTGCTTCCCGGCATGTCCGCGCTATGGGCCAGTGACCAACTGCCGCGACTTCTGGCCGAGAGTGATTACGTCGTGATCGCGGCGCCGCACACGCCTGAGACCGCGGGGCTATTCGGTCGAGTACAGTTTCAACAAATGAAGCGGAGTGCGTATCTGATCAACATCGGCCGCGGCGCGATCGTGCGGCTGGATGATTTGTGCGCGGCGCTCACGGCCGGTGAAATCGCCGGCGCTGCGTTGGATGTCTTCGAGATCGAACCGCTGCCGCCGGATCATCCGTTGTGGCAATTCGACAATGTCATCGTTACGCCGCATGTCGCTGGTATGGCGCCGCAAATCGCCGAGCGTCACTTGCATGTGCTGCTCGCCAACCTGCGCCGCTTTGCTGCTGGCGAAGATCTTTTGAACGTCGTCGACAAGCGGCGGTGGTATTGA
- a CDS encoding PAS domain S-box protein has translation MKQDSSALSSAIPDERLAEVEELRARIAELEAQVNDYRRLAERLGELPKGRDAEERPFFPALAETLAKTLNANFVVVGELCAGKNLIRTPAIFARGVILVGDEYELAGTPCENVVGKRDCVYTERVREIFPQDKTLVEWGVESYVGTPLFDSQGAPLGLLAAMWSTPLADPEPARTMLSLFANRAAREIERVRADEALRTSEARFRTLCEASPMGVFESDERGFCTYISTQWEELMKRPNEQLLGFGWSSFVHPDDIQRARAVWREASSQRRPYLDEFRIVLEDGEVRWARAMAKRLGDTEPPSYVGCVEDVTDRKNAELNQRASEERFRAFMDNSPAIAFMKDSDGRRVYANLPYLKRFQRGSEDVIGKTDYEMFDADLARKLALNDERVMSQNRCVQTIEAVPTADGVMHHWLVYKFPVEAGSGDRYIGGVAVDITDRLNAEERLRKVLDGLEKTVAERTSNLTSANARLQREILERESADTALQAEQILLRRLLYRQETDRKLIAYELHDGPVQYVTAALMHLETARDTLGGDAVTTNEAFTTALELLRNTISESRRMINGLQPMLLDESGLAPAIECLINDHYDARKITFEHQMRTERLTPLMEGILFRICQEALTNATKYSQSTQIRIRLTQEHAWVRLEVVDQGIGFDTEQAAAANSFGLRGIRERARLLGGHAMIDSAPGRGTRVAVELPVTEV, from the coding sequence ATGAAGCAGGACTCATCCGCCCTATCGAGCGCGATCCCTGACGAGCGCCTCGCCGAGGTCGAAGAACTGCGCGCACGAATCGCGGAACTCGAAGCCCAGGTCAACGACTATCGGCGTTTGGCCGAGCGGTTAGGTGAATTGCCCAAGGGGCGCGACGCGGAGGAACGGCCCTTCTTTCCCGCGCTTGCCGAAACCTTGGCCAAGACGCTGAACGCTAATTTCGTCGTCGTGGGTGAGCTTTGCGCAGGCAAGAACCTGATCCGTACGCCCGCGATTTTCGCACGCGGCGTCATCCTGGTCGGCGACGAATACGAATTGGCGGGCACGCCGTGCGAGAACGTCGTCGGCAAGCGCGATTGCGTCTACACCGAACGGGTTCGCGAAATTTTTCCCCAAGACAAAACCCTCGTCGAATGGGGTGTGGAAAGCTACGTCGGAACGCCCCTGTTCGACTCGCAGGGGGCACCGCTGGGCCTGCTGGCCGCGATGTGGTCGACGCCACTGGCAGACCCCGAGCCGGCGCGCACCATGCTGTCGCTGTTTGCCAACCGTGCCGCACGAGAGATCGAACGCGTCCGCGCGGACGAGGCGCTGCGCACGAGCGAAGCCCGCTTTCGTACGCTCTGCGAGGCATCTCCGATGGGGGTGTTCGAAAGCGACGAACGCGGCTTCTGCACGTACATCAGCACGCAGTGGGAGGAGTTAATGAAGCGACCGAACGAGCAACTGCTCGGCTTCGGTTGGTCGTCGTTCGTGCATCCTGACGATATTCAGCGAGCCAGGGCAGTGTGGCGCGAGGCTTCCAGCCAACGACGTCCTTATCTGGACGAATTCCGGATCGTGCTTGAGGACGGCGAGGTTCGCTGGGCACGAGCCATGGCCAAGCGCTTGGGCGATACCGAGCCGCCCAGCTACGTCGGCTGCGTCGAAGACGTCACCGATCGCAAGAATGCCGAACTGAATCAACGCGCCAGCGAGGAGCGGTTTCGCGCCTTTATGGACAACAGCCCGGCCATCGCCTTCATGAAGGACAGTGACGGTCGACGCGTATACGCCAATCTGCCGTACTTGAAACGCTTTCAGCGCGGCTCCGAAGACGTCATCGGCAAGACCGACTACGAAATGTTCGATGCCGACCTGGCGCGAAAGCTAGCGCTGAACGACGAGCGCGTGATGAGCCAAAACCGCTGCGTCCAAACAATCGAGGCCGTACCGACGGCTGACGGTGTGATGCATCACTGGTTGGTCTACAAGTTCCCGGTCGAAGCAGGATCGGGCGATCGTTATATCGGTGGCGTGGCCGTCGATATTACGGACCGACTGAATGCGGAAGAACGCCTACGCAAAGTGCTGGACGGACTCGAAAAGACCGTGGCCGAGCGGACCAGCAACCTGACGTCCGCCAATGCGAGGCTGCAACGCGAAATCCTCGAACGCGAGTCGGCTGACACGGCCCTGCAAGCAGAACAAATCTTGCTCCGCCGTTTGCTCTACCGCCAGGAAACCGATCGCAAGCTCATCGCGTACGAATTGCACGACGGGCCCGTCCAATACGTCACGGCGGCGCTGATGCATCTGGAGACGGCCCGCGATACGCTCGGAGGCGATGCGGTCACGACGAACGAGGCGTTTACCACAGCGCTCGAACTGTTACGCAATACAATTTCCGAATCGCGCCGCATGATCAACGGCCTGCAACCGATGCTGCTGGACGAGTCAGGGCTCGCGCCGGCAATCGAATGCTTGATTAACGACCACTATGATGCCCGGAAGATCACGTTCGAGCATCAGATGCGCACCGAACGTTTGACGCCGCTCATGGAAGGCATATTGTTTCGCATCTGCCAGGAAGCGCTCACCAACGCCACCAAGTACAGCCAATCGACGCAGATTCGCATCCGCCTGACGCAGGAACACGCCTGGGTGCGATTGGAGGTGGTGGATCAGGGTATCGGCTTCGATACCGAGCAGGCCGCGGCCGCCAATAGCTTCGGTTTGCGCGGCATTCGCGAGCGGGCGCGTTTACTGGGGGGACACGCCATGATCGACAGTGCCCCGGGACGCGGCACGCGCGTGGCGGTAGAATTACCCGTCACGGAAGTTTGA
- a CDS encoding aminotransferase class V-fold PLP-dependent enzyme, whose translation MMRRIYLDNAATSWPKPEAVYRAVEHYLREVGAPVGRGVYSEAVAAQSLVDSARQAIARWIGATQARNVVFTLNGTDALNTAIHGALADGGHVVTTVAEHNSVLRPLAALQESGRVQVTRVPCDGSGVVDPAEIRRALRPTTRLVALVHASNVTGVIQPAAEVGRLVREHGALFLLDAAQTVGEIAIDVHQLHVDLLAAPGHKGLLGPLGTGFVYIRPGIEDRIPAFRQGGTGTHSDRDRQPHDLPQKYEAGNLNVPGIAGLGAGLQWLTEHGIDSLRSNAIARTRQLIDGLSEIKGVRLYGPRSPEARVAVVSISLAGYDPQELSATLDSAFGVQARAGLHCAPLMHRMLGTSAAGGTLRFSPGPLTSSEDIQTAIGAVAEVAAQSPVG comes from the coding sequence ATGATGCGCCGTATTTACCTCGATAATGCCGCTACGAGCTGGCCCAAGCCCGAGGCTGTCTATCGCGCCGTCGAACACTATTTACGCGAGGTCGGCGCACCGGTCGGCCGGGGAGTATACAGCGAAGCGGTCGCGGCACAGTCGCTGGTCGACAGTGCGCGGCAAGCCATTGCCCGTTGGATCGGCGCGACTCAGGCGCGGAACGTCGTCTTCACGCTTAACGGTACCGATGCGCTGAACACCGCGATCCATGGGGCACTGGCCGACGGCGGTCACGTCGTCACGACCGTCGCTGAGCACAATTCCGTGCTGCGGCCGCTGGCCGCATTGCAAGAATCCGGCCGCGTTCAAGTCACGCGCGTGCCGTGCGACGGTTCGGGCGTGGTCGATCCGGCCGAAATTCGCCGCGCGCTGCGTCCTACCACGCGGCTCGTGGCCTTGGTCCATGCTTCGAACGTAACGGGAGTGATCCAGCCGGCCGCCGAAGTGGGACGACTGGTGCGCGAACATGGTGCATTGTTCTTGCTTGACGCGGCGCAGACCGTGGGAGAAATCGCGATCGACGTCCATCAGCTTCACGTCGATCTACTCGCCGCGCCAGGTCATAAAGGATTGCTGGGGCCGTTAGGGACAGGCTTCGTGTATATTCGTCCCGGAATCGAAGACCGCATTCCCGCCTTTCGGCAGGGGGGAACAGGCACGCATAGCGATCGTGATCGTCAGCCCCATGATCTGCCGCAAAAGTACGAGGCGGGGAACTTGAACGTGCCAGGCATCGCCGGACTGGGGGCCGGCCTGCAATGGCTGACCGAACATGGCATCGATTCCTTGCGCAGTAATGCGATTGCGCGGACGCGGCAGTTGATTGACGGGCTCTCCGAGATTAAGGGGGTTCGCCTCTACGGCCCGCGCTCGCCCGAGGCGCGCGTGGCCGTTGTCAGCATCTCGTTGGCCGGCTACGATCCGCAGGAATTGTCGGCAACGCTCGATTCGGCTTTCGGCGTGCAGGCGCGCGCCGGCTTGCATTGCGCTCCCTTGATGCATCGGATGCTGGGCACCTCGGCCGCCGGAGGGACCCTGCGCTTCAGCCCTGGCCCTTTGACCAGCAGTGAGGACATTCAGACCGCGATCGGCGCCGTGGCCGAAGTAGCGGCGCAATCACCTGTCGGGTAA
- a CDS encoding YkgJ family cysteine cluster protein, which translates to MEKKPWYRDGLRFKCTQCGNCCTGAPGYVWVNKEEIAALARRFNVSVEDFEQDYVRQVGIRKSLIEYDNGDCVFFDTEARKCTVYEDRPRQCRTWPFWESNVRTPETWQETCEVCPGSGEGNLVPLEKILEQLKVVRL; encoded by the coding sequence ATGGAAAAGAAGCCCTGGTACCGCGACGGATTGCGCTTCAAGTGTACGCAGTGTGGCAATTGCTGCACTGGCGCGCCTGGATACGTGTGGGTGAACAAAGAAGAGATTGCCGCCCTCGCGCGCCGCTTCAATGTCTCGGTCGAGGATTTCGAGCAGGACTACGTCCGCCAGGTCGGTATCCGCAAAAGCCTGATCGAATACGACAACGGCGATTGCGTTTTCTTCGACACCGAAGCACGCAAGTGCACCGTTTACGAAGACCGCCCACGACAGTGCCGCACCTGGCCGTTTTGGGAATCGAATGTGCGGACACCGGAAACGTGGCAAGAGACGTGCGAAGTCTGCCCGGGCAGCGGCGAGGGGAACCTGGTGCCGCTAGAAAAGATTCTCGAGCAATTGAAGGTCGTACGACTGTAG